The DNA window GGCGTGACGACATCGGCAACGTTCTGGGCGTGCGCCGGGGCCGTGGCAACGGCCAGATGATCGCCGTGGCCGCACATCTCGACACCGTCTTCCCGGAGGGCACCGATTGCTCGGTGCGCCGCGAGGGCACCAAGCTCTTCGCGCCCGGCGTGGGAGATGATACGCGGGGGCTGGCCGTCCTGCTCGCCTTCATCCGCGCCCTCGATGGGGCAGGCATCGAAACGGAGCAGGACCTGCTCTTCGTCGGGGATGTCGGCGAGGAGGGGAAGGGTGACCTGCGCGGCGTGCGCCATCTCTTCACGGAAGGGAAATATCGTCACCAGATCGCCGGCTTCTTCACCGTGGACGGGCTCGAACTGGAGAAGGTCACCACGACCGCCGTCGGATCCTACCGCTATCGCGTGGCATTCCGTGGGCCAGGCGGACATTCGCTGGCGGCATTCGGCACGGTGAATCCCGCCTATGCGCTCGGTACGCTCCTGGAGGGCATGTCTCGCTTCGAAGTTCCCGAAGAGCCGCGCACGACCTATTGTGCTTCTACCTTCGGCGGCGGCACCTCCGTCAATGCAATTCCAGAGGAAGTCTGGGCCGAGATCGACCTTCGCTCGGAAAAGCAGGAGGAGTTGGATCGGATCGACGCCCAGCTGCACGAGCAGATCGAACGGGCTGTCGCAAAGGAAAACGAGCGCGCCGACACCTCCAACGGGCCGATCACCGCTGACGTGAAGCGGATCGGCGACCGCCCGGCAGGCGGTACACCGCACGACACCCGCATCGTCCAGGCAGCCTTCGCGGCTTTGCCCGCCTTCGGCTTCGAGCCCACGACGGGGTCGAGTTCCACCGACGCGAATATCCCGATGAGCCTCGGCGTGCCGGCGATCCGACTCGGATCCGGCGGAACCGGCGGGCGGGCCCATTCCGTGGATGAATGGATCGATGTGGAACCGGAGGAATCGCTGCGTGGCCTCTATGCTGGCCTGGCAACCATTCTTGGCACGGCGGGGATGGCGCAGGACGCCTGATCCTGGCGCGCGCTTGGGTTCGGCGGTCTATGGCTGAATTGGGACCACGCGGGATTGAGGCGCCGCAGGTGCTTCACCTTCCGCCCATGGCCGCCTTCACCGCTGCGACCGTGTTCTTGTCCGTCGCCCGGCGAGAGGCCGCATCGAAGCCCAGTTCCAGGATCTTTTCCCCCGCTGGGCCTCGGGCCAGCCCGCCCGAGGCGTGCAGTTCGCGTACGCCGAGTCGCGCGATCAGTTCCGCAGCGTTCTCCGCCTTCACGCCTCCGCCGGGCATGATCGAGATCCTGTTCCCCGCAAGCGCGACAATGCGCTCGAGCTGATCCAGGCCTTGCAGCACCGTGGGCGCGCCGCCGGAGGTCAGGATGCGCTCGAAGCCGAGTTCTACGGCAATTTCAATGGCATCGGCGAAACTTGGAACCAGATCGAATGCCCGGTGCAGCGTCGTGCCCAGCCCCTGCGCATGCATACAAAGCCGCCTCAGAACGGCTGCATCGAGCCGCCCGTCAGGCAGGCTGGCGCCCAGCACCACCCCGCTGAGACCGCAATGGCGGGCATGGTCGATGTCGGCCAGCATGATTTCGATCTCGGTTTCCGCGAAGACGAAGTCGCCGCTGCGCGGGCGGATCATCGCATAGACCGGCACGGGACTTCCTGCCGCAGCGGCCATCAGGCCGGGGCTCGGAGTCAAGCCGCCGACCGTGAGCGCCGCACACAACTCGATCCGGTTCGCGCCGCCCGCAATGGCCGCATGGAGGCCGGGCGCGTCGTCGACACAGACTTCAAGAAGCCGCTCGTCCATATGAGGTTCCTGTTCATTGCTGGGACGCGAGCACCGAGACCCCCACGAGCCCGCCGTCGGTGATATGGCGCCCGGGCAGGACCAACTGCTCGGTGTAAGCGTTGAGCGTGCGCTTGCGCACGGCGCGGTCCAGCGCATCGATCAGCGCCGGGCGCGTCGCAAGTCCGCCGCCGACTGGGACCATGGATGCTCCGGTGATGTTGATGGCATAAGCGAGTGGCTCGCTGAGAAGCTCGAGATAGACGCAGACGGTCCTGCCGGCCACGGGGTCGCCCACCTCCCACGCGTCAAGAATATCGTGGCTGGAGCGGCGATGTCCGGTCAAATGCCGATGCAGCCGCTCGATGCCGCGTGCCCCGCCGATCGTGTCGGTACAGCCGCTTTGCCCGCAACCGCAGGCAAAGCGCGGCACGACGATCTGCTCGCCCGAGCCGGGGAGGGTGACGCTGGTCTGCACGATGGAACCATGCCCCCATTCGGCGGTCACTCCGCCTGCCCCCTGCACCAGCCTGCCGCCCGCAACGAGACCTCCACCCACTCCGGTCCCTAGGATGATGCACATGACGACCTCATGGCCGCGTCCGACCCCGATATTGGCTTCGGCCAGCGCAAAGCTGTCGGCGTCGTTGGCAATCAGGACCTTGCGTCCCAGATAGCTCGACAACTCGGTAATCAGGTCGTGGTGCATGAAGCAGGGAATATTGGCAGCCGTGACCCGCCCGGTCCGCGTATCGAACAGGCCTGCGATGGAAATGGCAAGCGGCAGCGGCCGGCTCTCCGGTCCATGCCGTTCGAGGAGCCCGGCCAGGGCGTCCATGAAGCCCTGCCACGAGGCGACCGGCGTGGGGACATGTTCCTCGACCGAAACATCTCCCGGCCCGTAAGCCCGGCCGAACTTGATGAACGAACCGCCGATATCGGCGCAATATGCGACGGGTTCGGCTTGAGATGCGACCCGCGCCCCGGTTGCTTGCGAAATCATTTTCTCGGATCCAGCAGGTCTCGCAAGCCGTCGCCGAGAATGTTGAATCCGAGCACCGTGATCATGATCGCCAGCCCCGGGAACAGCGACATCCAGATATTGACGCCGAGATAATTGCGTCCCTGGCTCATCATCGCGCCCCATTCGGGGATCGGCGGTTGGGCGCCCAGACCGAGAAAGGAGAGGGATGCCGCCGAAAGGATGACGGTTCCCGCGGTGAGCGTGGACTGAACGATGATCGGGCCAACCGAATTTCGCAGGATATAGTGGACAAGGATGCGCCGGCGGGGAACACCGAGGGCGATCGCTGCTTCGATGAACTCCATATGCTTCAACCCCAGCGTGACGTTGCGACTCAGGCGCGCATAGACCGGAATAGCAAAGAGCGCGATGGCGATCATCAGATTGAAGAGGCTGGGGCCGAGCACGCTCACGATGAGAATGGCCAGCACGATGCCGGGAAAGGCGAACAGAACGTCCATGATCCACATGATCGCCTGGTCGACAAGGCGGCCCGACATCCCCGAAACAATCCCCAGAGGCACGCCGACCGCGGTCGCGATGCCCACGCTGAGCACCACTTCGAGTAGCGATATCTGTGCACCGTAGATGACGCGGGCGAAAATGTCCCGGCCATTGTCATCGGTGCCGAACGGGTGCTTCCAGGACGGAGGCTCGAGCGTGTTGGCGAGGTTCTGGGCATAGGGATCGGTTCCGGCGATCCATGGCGCGAAGATCGCCATGAGAAGGATAAGGCCGACAAGGACGGCGCCGATCACAATATTGGCGTTCTGCCGCGACCAGGCCCAGGCTCGACGCAGGCGGCGGCGATTGCGAGAGGGCGCTGCTGAGGGAGACGAAGCACTCACTAGCCGAACCTGATTCTTGGATTGAGGGCTGCGATGACCATTTCGGCGGCGAAGTTGATGATGACGACCCCGAAGACCGCAACCATCGTGACGCCCTGGATCACCGGATAGTCGCGGTAGCGCACTGCATCCACCAGCAGCCGGCCGATGCCCGGCCAGTTGAACACGGTCTCGGTCACCACCGCGCCGCCGATCAGGCCGCCGAAGTTCAAGCCGACGATGGTGACGATGGGGATCAGCGCGTTACGAAGGGCGTGGCTCCAATAGACGCTGGAGTTCGGCACGCCTTTGGCGCGCGCCGTACGGATGTAATCCTGACTGAGCACCTCGATCATCGAGGAACGCGTCATTCGGGCGATGACCGCCATCGGCAAAACCGCCAGCGTTATCGATGGCAGGATGTAGCTTTGCCAGGAACTCGCGCCCAGCAGGGGAAGCCAGCCCAGATGGACGGAGAAGTAGTTCATCGCCATTAGCGCCAGCCAGAAATTGGCGATGGAGGCTCCCGCGATCGCCAGCACCATGACGATGTAGTCGGGCCATCGGTTGCGGTAGATCGCGGCCAGCATACCCGAGGGGACGCCGATGCCGATTGCAAAGATGTAAGCTGTAATGGCCAGGGCGACGGTATAGGGAAGACGGTCGGCGATCTCGTTCCAGACCGGTAGGCGCGAACGGATGGATTCCCCGAAATCGCCCCGCAGCGCATTGGCGGAGAAGGTCAGGTATTGCTCGGGGATCGAGCGGTCGAGGCCGAGGCGCACCGTCATCGCATCGACGGCTTCCTGGGTGGCTTCAGGGCCGGCCATCACACGGGCGGGCTCGCCCGGCAGCATGCGGATGGCAATGAAGACGAGAAGAGACACACCGATCAGGATGAACGGCAGCGAGATCAGCTTGCGGAGGATGTAACGGTGCATGGCGCTCCCAAAAGGGCTGGGCCGGCACCCGTGGAAGCCAGCCCAGACGATGCGTCGTGTTACTGCTTGGTTGCTGCGTCCACGCGGACGAGACCGCCCGGGATCATCCAGACGTTCTCGACACCTTCACGCGTGGCATAGAGATCCTGGGAGACGTAGAGCAGGACATGCGGGGCGTCCTCGTTGATCATTTGCTGCAGCTTGCCATAGATCTCGTTGCGCACATCCACATCGACGGTGGCGGCAGCTTCGTCCAGAAGCGAGTCGAATTCCTCGTTGTGATAAAAGCCGAGATTGGCGCCGGCCGGTGCGAAGCTCGACGAGTGGTAGAGTGGGCGGAACTGGAGATCCGGTCCGTTGACGCCCGACGACCAGGAAGCGATCACCGCATCGACATCCTCGGCAGCTTTCTGCTCGATATCGCCGAAGGCCGCCGCGGACCAGACGCCGCTCTCCATGCGCCGCACATCGAGTTCGACGCCGATTTCAGCCCACATGGCCTGCAGCACTTCTCCGATACGCGCTTCCTGTTCCTGGACGATAACGGACATTTCGAAGCCGTCGGGATAGCCGGCCTCTTCGAGCAGTTTGCGTGCCCGGTCCAGATCGAGCGGATAGGGGTCGAGGTCGGGATCATATCCCTCGGCCACGGTCGCGAGCGGCGAATTGGCGGGTGTGGCATAGCCGGACATGATGGCGTTGATGATGCCTTCCCTGTCGGTGGCGAAGTTCAGAGCCTGACGCACGCGAACGTCGTCAAGCGGTTTGGCCTCGGTATTGAGCGCCACCCAGAATACCGCCGCACCGTCGGAAACGTGCAGGTTGAGTTCCGGATTGGCGTCGATCGCCGCGGCAAAGGCGGGCGGCACCGGGTTGATGACATCGGCGTCCCCTGCTTGAAGTGCCATGTTCAGCACCGACGGCTCGGACGACCAGGTCCAGCGGATGGCTTCGACGCTGTCCGCGTTGTCGCCCCAGTAATCGTCGAATTTCTCCTGAAGCACATACTCGCCCGAACGGTATTCGGCCATGCGGTACGGACCGGTGCCGACCGAAGCCGCACCGAGGTTTCCTTCCGCGTCCGCCGTGGGGCTGACGATCTGACCGGCATTGGTGGTCAGGATGTTGAGGAATGCGGGATAGGGTGCCTTGAGCCTGAACCGGACGGTCTCGTCGTCGATCTTCTCGACACTGTCGAGGAAGGTGCGCAGGCGGCCCGATGCGGCCAGGCCGCGACTGGTGTCCAGATGTCGTTCGAAATTGTAGACGACGGCATCGGCATTGAATTCGGTCCCATCGTGGAAGACGACGCCGTCACGCAGCGTGAAGGTCCATTCGGTGCCGGTTTCATTGGCGCTCCACTCGGTGGCCAGACCCGGCTTGAGCTGCATGTCGGACCCGCGCAGCAGCAGGCCTTCATAGACCGGGGCCAATAGCGCGTTCGTGAAGGTCGCACTCTGATCGCCCGGATCCATGGAGCGGGGAGCTTCGCTCTGCATGACGGTCAGCGTCTCGGCGGCGGTGGCGGTTGAGAAGGCGGCTGCACCGATCAGGACGGTAGCCAGCACTCCCCTTCGCAAAGCAGACAGAAATGGCATGAGATTTCCCCTCTTTTGGATGCCGGATGAGTTATTAGTTCTATTGGTGAACTAAATGCGCTTGATTAATTCATTGTGCAGACTTAGTGTCAACCCATTTTGGGGAGACCGGTGCTGACACTGACCCATCGCCAAATACTTCGCTTCATCAGTGCGGCCGGCTCGATGACCCGGGCCGACCTGGGCGCGCGCATAGGGCTTAGCAAAGCTGCCATGAGCGGGCTCACGCGCGAATTGCTCGATAAGGGTCTGCTGCGCGAGACCAGCACCGTCCAGCGCCAGGGCCGTCCTTCCACACTGCTGGACCTGAGGCCCGAGGGTGCTTATTTCATCGGAGTATCGATGATGTCGGACCCGGCGCTGATCGCGCTGGTCGACCTCAAGGGGGGCATTGTCGCCAGCATCGAGGTCCCCCGCAGCATCGATCCGGACGCCTTCGCCCAGACCGTGGCCGATTCCCTGCCCAGCCTCACCAGGACCGGAGGCGTTGCATCCGAGCGTGTAGCGGGCATGGGCGTTTCGCTCTCCGGCCTCGTCGACCAGGAGCAGGCAAACTGCATCAAATCGACACTGTTGGGCTGGCAGGATGTGCCGTTGGCCAAGCTCATCCGCACGCGCACGAACCTGCCCACCTTCATCGAGAACGACGCCAAGGCCCTGGCCGTCCGCGAGAAGCTGTTCGGTGAAGCCCGCGACATGCACGCCTTCACCCTTATCTGGCTGGGCGATGGCATCGGTGCAGCACATTTCGTTCACGACCGGCTGTACCGGGGTGCGCATGGCGGTGCCGGCGAAATCGCCCATTGCACGGTGGATGTCGACGGGCTGCCGTGCCGCTGTGGCAAGATCGGCTGTCTGGATACCGTCGCCTCGATGATCGCGATCCTCGATCAGGCGCGGGCCGACGGCATCGAGGCCGAAACGCTGCGCGATGTCGAAGCGGTTGCGGCCAGCGGCTCCTCCAGCGCCATCAGGCTGCTTCACCGCGCCGGCAGCGCCCTTGGCCTCGCCATCGCCCAGATCATTCAGATCAACGATCCGCAGATGGTCGTCGTCACCCACCGGGAAGAAGCGTTCGACGGATTGTTCGCGACAGTCATGCAGCAGGCCATCGAGGCCAATGTGCTGCCCCGGCTTTCCGGCGACACGCCCATCCGCATGCGGCGTGTCGCCGACGACGCGTGGGCCGTGGGCGCAGCGAGTGTTGCGACCCAGAGTTTCTTGAACGGAATCATTTAGTCCGGAGGTCCTCATGCGCATCGCCGTCGGCGGTATCCACATCGAATGCAGCACCTACAATCCCGTCCTGACGCGGGCGGAGGAGTTCCGTGTGCTGCGCGGCGCTGAACTGCTCGAGGCACCCTATTTGGCTTTCCTGGCCGACTATGATGCGACGTTCCTGCCGACCATCCACGCGCGCTGCATCCCCGGGGGGCCGGTTGCGCGGGAGACCTACGAAGCGTTCAAGGCCGAATTCCTGAACAGGCTCGGGGAACTGCTGCCGCTGGACGGTCTCTACCTGGCCATGCACGGGGCCATGAATGTCGAAGGCATGGAAGACGCCGAGGGCGATTGGATCACGGCCGCGCGCGAACTGGTAGGGCCCAATTGCATCGTTTCGGCCAGCTACGATCTGCACGGCAATCTTTCGCAGCGCATCATCGACAGCCTCGACATCTATTCGACCTATCGCACCGCGCCCCATATCGATGTCGAGGAGACGATGCGCCGGTCGGTGTCCATGCTGATCAGGGCGCTGGAGACGAAGGAGATCCCGCATGTCGTCTGGGCGCCGGTGCCGGTGGTGCTGCCGGGCGAGCGCACCAGCACGGTCGACGAACCCGCCAGGAGCCTCTATGCGCGGCTTCCCGGCATCGATGCCAAGCCAGGTATCTGGGATGCCTCGCTCAATGTCGGCTATGTCTGGGCGGACGAGCCGCGGGCGACCGCTGCGGCCATCATGACGGGAACCGACCGGGCCGCGCTGGAAAACGAAGCAAAGGCGCTGGCTCAGGCCTATTGGGATGCGCGCGAGGGCTTCGTCTTCGGCCCCGAGACCGGCTCGATCGAGGAATGCGTCGCCAAGGCCGTCGCAAGCGAGACCGGGCCGGTGGTGCTTGCCGAATCCGGCGACAATCCGACCGGCGGTGGCGTCGGCGACCGGACCGAACTGTTCGCCGCGCTGGTCGCCGCCGATGCGAAGCAGACCATCTTCGCCGGTATCGCCGACGCTCCGGCGACCGAAGCCGCCTACAGGGCCGGTGTCGGCGCAAGGCAGGAATTCGCCATCGGCGCGACGCTCGACCGCGGCAGCAGGCCGTTTTCCGGCATATTCGAGGTCGTGTTCCTTGCCGAGGCCGGGAATCCCGCCGACCGGCAGGCCGTTCTGCGCATCGGCGGGGTCGACCTCGTGGTGACCGCGCGCCGCCGGCCCTTCCACGCCATTGCCGATTTTACCGCTCTCGGTTTGGATCCCAACAGCGCGAAGATCGTCGCGGTGAAATCGGGCTATCTCTCGCCCGAACTGGCCCCCATCGCCAATCCCAACCTGCTGGTGCTGTCTCCGGGCGCGGTGGATCAGTTCATCGAACGCCTCGTGCGCAGTCGCAAGCAGCATCCCACCTATCCATTCGACAAGGACTTCGACTTCACCCCGGCGGCCTTCGTTTCCGCCAGGGCGGCGCGCAACACCTGAAGAACCGAGGGAGGGGGAGCCATGACAGAAGCAGTCGCAGACCTTTCACAGCCGGTCCTTTCCGTCAGGAGTCTGACCACCTCCTTCCTGAGCGGCGGGGAGTGGAACCCGGTGGTGCGGAACGTGTCGCTCGACGTCATGCCGGGCGAAACACTCGCGATCGTGGGGGAGTCGGGCTCCGGCAAGAGCGTGACGTCGCTTTCGATCATGCGGCTCCTGCCCAGGACGTCGAGTCGGATCGAGGGCTCCATCCTGCTCAACGGCCGCGAGTTGCTCGCTCTGGACGAGACGGAGATGCGCAAGGTGCGTGGACGCGACGCGGCCATGATCTTCCAGGAGCCGATGACCAGCCTCAATCCGGTCTTCACGATCGGCCGCCAGATCTCCGAAGCGCTCACATGCCATAAGCCCCTTTCAGCCGCAGAGGCGAAAGCCGAAACCATCCGGCTCCTGGAAAAGGTTCGCATCCCCAACGCCGCCGAGCGCCTCAGGAGCTATCCGCACCAGTTCTCCGGTGGTATGCGGCAGCGGGTGATGATCGCGATGGCACTGGCCAGCCGTCCCAAACTCCTGATCGCGGACGAGCCGACAACGGCGCTCGACGTCACCATCCAGGGGCAGATCCTCGACCTGATCAAGGCTTTGCAGGAAGAGGAGGGCATGTCGGTCCTCTTCATCACCCATGACATGGGTGTGGTCGCGGAGGTCGCGGACCGCACCGTGGTCCTGTATCGCGGCGAGGCGGTGGAAACGGGGACGACCGCGGAAATCTTTACGGCGGGAAAGCACCCCTATACGCGCGCGCTGCTTGCAGCCGTGCCTCGCATGGGCTCGATGACGGGCCAGCCTCGTCCTCTCCGCTTCGCCGTCGTGGACAAGCAGACCGGCATTCCCGGTCCTGAAACGCCCCTTGCAACGGCTGTCGATCGCGAAACGCCGATTCTTTCCGTACGCAATCTCGTGACCCGATACGGGATCGGCGGCGGACTGTTCGGCAAACATGCCGGCGCCGTACACGCCGTCGAAAACGTCTCGTTCGACATTTTCAAAGGCGAGACGCTGTCTCTCGTCGGTGAATCGGGATGCGGCAAGTCCACCATCGGCCGCTCGATCATGCGGCTGACCAGTTCCGAAAGCGGCGAGGTGATCGAAGGCGGCGAGATCATCATCGACGGGCGGGACGTACGTTCCTTGAGACGGAGCGAGCTCAACGCGCTCAGGCGCTCGACGCAGATGATCTTCCAGGACCCCTTCGCGAGCCTCAACCCGCGCATGACCATTGCCGAAGCGCTTACCGAGCCCTTCATCGTCCACAGGCTGGGCACACGCAAGCAGGCGAAGGAAAAAGCGGCCGAACTCATCGAACAGGTCGGGTTGAGCCCGGACATGCTGAAGCGCTATCCGCACGAATTCTCCGGCGGGCAACGCCAGAGGATTTCGATTGCCCGCGCTTTGACGCTTGATCCGAAGATCATCATCGCCGACGAGTCGGTCTCCGCGCTCGATGTCTCGATCAAGGCGCAGGTGGTCAATCTCCTGCTCGACCTGCAAGAGAAGCGCGGTCTTTCCTATCTCTTCATTTCCCACGACATGGCCGTTGTCGAGCGGGTCAGCCACCGTGTCGCCGTCATGTATCTGGGGGAAATCGTGGAGATCGGCCCGCGCCAAGCGCTTTTCGCCGATCCCCAGCATCCCTATACGAAGAAGCTGATGGCCGCCGTGCCGGTGCCCGACCCGGAAAGGCGTTCCCTGCGCCGGGCGATCAGCAGCGACGAGATCATGAGTCCCATACGACCTGCAGGATACGAGCCGCCAGTCCACACTTACCGGGAGGTGAGGCCAGGTCATATCGTGCGGGTCGAAGATCAGGCTGCCTGAACATCACCACAGCGCATATCACCCGCAATCACGGCTGCATGATTCATGCCGTGGCGGTGGATGAGGTCTTCAAGCCGCAGCCGCAAATGGCCGACGGGACGATAACTCACTTACACCTTCACGCTGCGCGATGGGCTCAAGTTCCACGATTGCAACCCGGTGACGGCAGCCGATGCGGCCACCTCGGTGAAGCGTTGGAGCGAAGGCGATTCCGGCAGTCGGCTTGCGCTGGCTGTGATCGAGACACCGCTGCCGATCACCGTGCAGCTCACGCCCGACGAGGAGGTTGCCGCAAACGATCGAGCCAGGTTTTCGCTGCGAGCCCTTCAGGCCGTTTCCCGGGGTAGGGCGTTTGCG is part of the Chelativorans sp. AA-79 genome and encodes:
- a CDS encoding M20/M25/M40 family metallo-hydrolase, giving the protein MTYDVASIIASDAFKKAQFILREQHDLLVEQIIELTEIPAPPFKEERRARAYEQKFHDLGLEDVGRDDIGNVLGVRRGRGNGQMIAVAAHLDTVFPEGTDCSVRREGTKLFAPGVGDDTRGLAVLLAFIRALDGAGIETEQDLLFVGDVGEEGKGDLRGVRHLFTEGKYRHQIAGFFTVDGLELEKVTTTAVGSYRYRVAFRGPGGHSLAAFGTVNPAYALGTLLEGMSRFEVPEEPRTTYCASTFGGGTSVNAIPEEVWAEIDLRSEKQEELDRIDAQLHEQIERAVAKENERADTSNGPITADVKRIGDRPAGGTPHDTRIVQAAFAALPAFGFEPTTGSSSTDANIPMSLGVPAIRLGSGGTGGRAHSVDEWIDVEPEESLRGLYAGLATILGTAGMAQDA
- a CDS encoding M81 family metallopeptidase, which produces MRIAVGGIHIECSTYNPVLTRAEEFRVLRGAELLEAPYLAFLADYDATFLPTIHARCIPGGPVARETYEAFKAEFLNRLGELLPLDGLYLAMHGAMNVEGMEDAEGDWITAARELVGPNCIVSASYDLHGNLSQRIIDSLDIYSTYRTAPHIDVEETMRRSVSMLIRALETKEIPHVVWAPVPVVLPGERTSTVDEPARSLYARLPGIDAKPGIWDASLNVGYVWADEPRATAAAIMTGTDRAALENEAKALAQAYWDAREGFVFGPETGSIEECVAKAVASETGPVVLAESGDNPTGGGVGDRTELFAALVAADAKQTIFAGIADAPATEAAYRAGVGARQEFAIGATLDRGSRPFSGIFEVVFLAEAGNPADRQAVLRIGGVDLVVTARRRPFHAIADFTALGLDPNSAKIVAVKSGYLSPELAPIANPNLLVLSPGAVDQFIERLVRSRKQHPTYPFDKDFDFTPAAFVSARAARNT
- a CDS encoding ABC transporter permease, producing MIGAVLVGLILLMAIFAPWIAGTDPYAQNLANTLEPPSWKHPFGTDDNGRDIFARVIYGAQISLLEVVLSVGIATAVGVPLGIVSGMSGRLVDQAIMWIMDVLFAFPGIVLAILIVSVLGPSLFNLMIAIALFAIPVYARLSRNVTLGLKHMEFIEAAIALGVPRRRILVHYILRNSVGPIIVQSTLTAGTVILSAASLSFLGLGAQPPIPEWGAMMSQGRNYLGVNIWMSLFPGLAIMITVLGFNILGDGLRDLLDPRK
- a CDS encoding ABC transporter substrate-binding protein, producing the protein MPFLSALRRGVLATVLIGAAAFSTATAAETLTVMQSEAPRSMDPGDQSATFTNALLAPVYEGLLLRGSDMQLKPGLATEWSANETGTEWTFTLRDGVVFHDGTEFNADAVVYNFERHLDTSRGLAASGRLRTFLDSVEKIDDETVRFRLKAPYPAFLNILTTNAGQIVSPTADAEGNLGAASVGTGPYRMAEYRSGEYVLQEKFDDYWGDNADSVEAIRWTWSSEPSVLNMALQAGDADVINPVPPAFAAAIDANPELNLHVSDGAAVFWVALNTEAKPLDDVRVRQALNFATDREGIINAIMSGYATPANSPLATVAEGYDPDLDPYPLDLDRARKLLEEAGYPDGFEMSVIVQEQEARIGEVLQAMWAEIGVELDVRRMESGVWSAAAFGDIEQKAAEDVDAVIASWSSGVNGPDLQFRPLYHSSSFAPAGANLGFYHNEEFDSLLDEAAATVDVDVRNEIYGKLQQMINEDAPHVLLYVSQDLYATREGVENVWMIPGGLVRVDAATKQ
- a CDS encoding ROK family protein; the protein is MISQATGARVASQAEPVAYCADIGGSFIKFGRAYGPGDVSVEEHVPTPVASWQGFMDALAGLLERHGPESRPLPLAISIAGLFDTRTGRVTAANIPCFMHHDLITELSSYLGRKVLIANDADSFALAEANIGVGRGHEVVMCIILGTGVGGGLVAGGRLVQGAGGVTAEWGHGSIVQTSVTLPGSGEQIVVPRFACGCGQSGCTDTIGGARGIERLHRHLTGHRRSSHDILDAWEVGDPVAGRTVCVYLELLSEPLAYAINITGASMVPVGGGLATRPALIDALDRAVRKRTLNAYTEQLVLPGRHITDGGLVGVSVLASQQ
- a CDS encoding ABC transporter ATP-binding protein — encoded protein: MTEAVADLSQPVLSVRSLTTSFLSGGEWNPVVRNVSLDVMPGETLAIVGESGSGKSVTSLSIMRLLPRTSSRIEGSILLNGRELLALDETEMRKVRGRDAAMIFQEPMTSLNPVFTIGRQISEALTCHKPLSAAEAKAETIRLLEKVRIPNAAERLRSYPHQFSGGMRQRVMIAMALASRPKLLIADEPTTALDVTIQGQILDLIKALQEEEGMSVLFITHDMGVVAEVADRTVVLYRGEAVETGTTAEIFTAGKHPYTRALLAAVPRMGSMTGQPRPLRFAVVDKQTGIPGPETPLATAVDRETPILSVRNLVTRYGIGGGLFGKHAGAVHAVENVSFDIFKGETLSLVGESGCGKSTIGRSIMRLTSSESGEVIEGGEIIIDGRDVRSLRRSELNALRRSTQMIFQDPFASLNPRMTIAEALTEPFIVHRLGTRKQAKEKAAELIEQVGLSPDMLKRYPHEFSGGQRQRISIARALTLDPKIIIADESVSALDVSIKAQVVNLLLDLQEKRGLSYLFISHDMAVVERVSHRVAVMYLGEIVEIGPRQALFADPQHPYTKKLMAAVPVPDPERRSLRRAISSDEIMSPIRPAGYEPPVHTYREVRPGHIVRVEDQAA
- a CDS encoding copper homeostasis protein CutC; amino-acid sequence: MDERLLEVCVDDAPGLHAAIAGGANRIELCAALTVGGLTPSPGLMAAAAGSPVPVYAMIRPRSGDFVFAETEIEIMLADIDHARHCGLSGVVLGASLPDGRLDAAVLRRLCMHAQGLGTTLHRAFDLVPSFADAIEIAVELGFERILTSGGAPTVLQGLDQLERIVALAGNRISIMPGGGVKAENAAELIARLGVRELHASGGLARGPAGEKILELGFDAASRRATDKNTVAAVKAAMGGR
- a CDS encoding ROK family protein, with protein sequence MTRADLGARIGLSKAAMSGLTRELLDKGLLRETSTVQRQGRPSTLLDLRPEGAYFIGVSMMSDPALIALVDLKGGIVASIEVPRSIDPDAFAQTVADSLPSLTRTGGVASERVAGMGVSLSGLVDQEQANCIKSTLLGWQDVPLAKLIRTRTNLPTFIENDAKALAVREKLFGEARDMHAFTLIWLGDGIGAAHFVHDRLYRGAHGGAGEIAHCTVDVDGLPCRCGKIGCLDTVASMIAILDQARADGIEAETLRDVEAVAASGSSSAIRLLHRAGSALGLAIAQIIQINDPQMVVVTHREEAFDGLFATVMQQAIEANVLPRLSGDTPIRMRRVADDAWAVGAASVATQSFLNGII
- a CDS encoding ABC transporter permease — translated: MHRYILRKLISLPFILIGVSLLVFIAIRMLPGEPARVMAGPEATQEAVDAMTVRLGLDRSIPEQYLTFSANALRGDFGESIRSRLPVWNEIADRLPYTVALAITAYIFAIGIGVPSGMLAAIYRNRWPDYIVMVLAIAGASIANFWLALMAMNYFSVHLGWLPLLGASSWQSYILPSITLAVLPMAVIARMTRSSMIEVLSQDYIRTARAKGVPNSSVYWSHALRNALIPIVTIVGLNFGGLIGGAVVTETVFNWPGIGRLLVDAVRYRDYPVIQGVTMVAVFGVVIINFAAEMVIAALNPRIRFG